One genomic segment of Verrucomicrobiia bacterium includes these proteins:
- the ribD gene encoding bifunctional diaminohydroxyphosphoribosylaminopyrimidine deaminase/5-amino-6-(5-phosphoribosylamino)uracil reductase RibD, translated as MTAGDLKFLREALQLARRGYGATSPNPMVGAVLVRSGKVIGRGWHHRAGLPHAEIEALRDAQQRQQATRGATLYVTLEPCCTHGRTPPCTDAIIDAGIRRVVVGTPDPNPKHAGKGLRILRRAGIEVVAPARRGQSADAAAINRECSRLNEAFNHWIVHRTPFVTVKAAMTLDGKIATAAGESKWITSEKARTHSLHLRQGSDAILVGVNTVLLDDPSLTARQTTPHPLRRIVLDSLARTPLTARVVTDANATLTTLVVSRRAPRKRVAALAQRVQVLVAPTTKATITSREKPGLDLRWLLRRLGAKNVTSLLVEGGGEVNASFLLGGLAQRVAFFYAPKILGGREARRAVAGVGAASLAEVRRLKDVEWHRLGPDLLLTALVENA; from the coding sequence ATGACCGCCGGTGATCTGAAATTTCTCCGCGAGGCGCTTCAGCTCGCCCGGCGCGGATATGGTGCGACCTCGCCCAATCCGATGGTCGGCGCGGTGCTGGTGCGCAGCGGGAAAGTCATTGGCCGCGGCTGGCATCATCGGGCCGGTCTCCCGCATGCGGAAATCGAGGCGCTGCGGGACGCGCAGCAACGCCAACAGGCAACCCGCGGCGCGACGCTTTACGTCACGTTGGAGCCTTGCTGCACCCATGGCCGCACGCCGCCGTGCACCGACGCCATCATTGATGCGGGCATCCGTCGCGTGGTGGTCGGCACGCCGGACCCCAATCCGAAGCACGCCGGGAAGGGCCTCCGCATTCTCCGCCGCGCGGGCATTGAGGTTGTGGCCCCGGCCCGCCGCGGTCAAAGCGCAGATGCGGCTGCGATCAATCGGGAATGCAGCCGCCTGAACGAGGCGTTCAATCATTGGATTGTCCATCGCACGCCGTTCGTGACGGTGAAGGCCGCGATGACTTTGGATGGCAAAATCGCCACGGCTGCCGGCGAGTCGAAATGGATTACCAGTGAAAAGGCACGCACCCACAGCCTGCACCTGCGGCAAGGCAGCGACGCGATTCTCGTCGGCGTCAACACCGTGCTTCTGGATGATCCGAGTTTGACCGCCCGCCAGACCACGCCGCATCCGCTCCGCCGGATTGTGCTGGATTCCCTTGCCCGGACGCCGCTCACCGCGCGGGTGGTGACGGATGCGAATGCAACGCTGACCACCCTCGTCGTGAGCCGCCGGGCGCCGCGCAAACGCGTGGCCGCGCTCGCCCAACGCGTGCAGGTGCTCGTGGCACCAACGACGAAAGCCACCATCACAAGTCGCGAAAAGCCGGGGCTGGATTTGCGCTGGTTGTTGCGGCGGCTTGGCGCCAAAAACGTAACCAGCCTCCTCGTGGAAGGCGGCGGTGAGGTGAATGCCTCGTTTTTGCTCGGCGGGCTGGCGCAGCGCGTGGCGTTCTTTTACGCGCCCAAAATCCTGGGTGGCCGCGAGGCCCGGCGCGCGGTGGCCGGAGTCGGCGCGGCTTCGTTGGCGGAGGTGCGCCGGCTCAAGGACGTCGAATGGCACCGGCTGGGACCGGATTTGTTGCTGACGGCACTTGTTGAAAACGCCTGA
- a CDS encoding riboflavin synthase, whose translation MFTGIVVETGTVERIKPTKKSIEITIRGRKALRALKLGDSLAVNGCCLTVVKLAARGRDRLAQFDLLQESWRRTNLQFTGPGALVNLEPSLRANGELGGHFVTGHVDGLGRIVRWERAGQDHVLDIEAPADVRRYIVFKGSVAVDGISLTVAAVTKKGFRIWIIPHTFEVTALCERKVGDYVNLEADILGKYVERFLSARS comes from the coding sequence ATGTTTACAGGCATCGTTGTTGAAACCGGAACGGTCGAGCGCATCAAGCCGACCAAGAAGTCCATTGAAATCACCATTCGCGGCCGCAAGGCGCTGCGGGCGCTCAAGCTCGGCGACAGCCTTGCCGTCAACGGCTGTTGCCTGACCGTGGTCAAACTGGCGGCCCGCGGACGCGACCGGCTGGCGCAATTTGATTTGCTGCAGGAATCCTGGCGCCGGACGAATCTGCAGTTCACCGGCCCTGGTGCCCTGGTCAACCTTGAGCCTTCCCTGCGCGCCAACGGCGAACTGGGCGGGCATTTCGTCACCGGCCACGTGGACGGGCTGGGCCGGATTGTGCGGTGGGAACGCGCCGGCCAGGATCATGTCCTCGACATCGAAGCCCCGGCGGATGTCCGGCGCTACATCGTGTTCAAGGGCTCGGTGGCGGTGGACGGCATCAGCCTCACGGTGGCGGCCGTCACAAAAAAGGGATTCCGCATCTGGATCATTCCACACACCTTTGAGGTCACGGCCTTGTGCGAACGCAAGGTGGGCGACTACGTCAACCTTGAAGCGGACATCCTCGGGAAATACGTCGAGCGCTTCCTCAGCGCCCGTTCGTAA
- a CDS encoding YgdI/YgdR family lipoprotein, with translation MNTRLLRTAFLLLLLSFGLAGCARNYTIVTNGGQMISARGKPRYDRANAVFVYTDPNGRERVIPAGSVSQVAPASEASSQFKFTNGR, from the coding sequence ATGAACACCCGATTGCTCCGAACCGCATTCCTGCTGCTGTTGTTGTCCTTCGGCCTGGCCGGGTGCGCCCGCAACTACACCATCGTCACCAACGGCGGTCAGATGATTTCGGCGCGCGGGAAGCCGCGTTACGATCGCGCCAATGCCGTGTTCGTTTACACCGACCCGAACGGACGGGAGCGCGTCATTCCCGCCGGCTCGGTCAGCCAGGTGGCCCCGGCGTCCGAGGCTTCGAGCCAGTTCAAGTTTACGAACGGGCGCTGA
- a CDS encoding VOC family protein, producing the protein MTICRKLLHTRYRVNDIERTVKFYREVLGLAEVRRHKSPRGSELVFLKAPESEELIEICHYPSAGSVQVQPDLTHLAFQVDSLEAFAAHAAKFGLKFSDGPTTTSTGTVFAFIDAPEGYEIELIQRSGS; encoded by the coding sequence ATGACAATCTGTCGCAAGCTGCTGCACACCCGTTATCGCGTCAACGACATCGAACGCACGGTTAAATTCTACCGGGAGGTGCTGGGGCTGGCGGAGGTCAGGCGCCACAAATCGCCGCGCGGCTCCGAACTGGTGTTCCTGAAGGCGCCGGAAAGCGAGGAACTGATCGAGATTTGCCATTACCCCAGTGCCGGCAGCGTGCAGGTGCAACCGGACCTGACGCATCTCGCGTTTCAAGTGGACAGCCTGGAAGCCTTCGCCGCCCACGCGGCGAAATTCGGGCTGAAATTTTCCGACGGTCCCACCACGACCTCAACCGGAACGGTGTTTGCGTTCATCGATGCGCCGGAAGGTTACGAAATCGAGCTGATCCAGCGCTCGGGTTCGTAA
- the folP gene encoding dihydropteroate synthase translates to MRFHARQFEFEFPRPALVMGVVNVTPDSFSDGGQFLQPEAALAHAQMLVREGAEILDVGGESTRPGSPGVDETEELRRVIPVIEALAGRVPVPISIDTVKPAVARAALAAGASLVNDVAAHRAEPEMWRLVAEAGAGYVCMHMQGTPATMQTAPHYEDVVREVGAFFAERLERLAAAGVAPEQVALDPGIGFGKSTTHNLQLLAALGSFTRFARPLVLGVSRKSFIGNIVPAPVTERLPGSLACASLAVARGVQIIRAHDVAATCQAVRVAEAITKATRDLGHIQNRN, encoded by the coding sequence ATGCGGTTTCACGCCCGCCAGTTTGAGTTCGAGTTCCCGCGACCGGCCCTGGTCATGGGCGTGGTCAACGTCACGCCCGATTCGTTTTCCGATGGCGGGCAGTTTTTGCAACCCGAAGCGGCCCTGGCCCATGCGCAGATGCTGGTGCGGGAGGGCGCCGAGATTCTGGACGTGGGCGGCGAATCGACCCGGCCGGGTTCGCCCGGCGTGGACGAAACGGAGGAATTGCGCCGGGTGATTCCCGTGATTGAAGCGCTGGCCGGCCGCGTGCCGGTGCCCATCTCCATCGACACCGTCAAGCCGGCCGTGGCGCGGGCCGCGCTGGCCGCCGGCGCCAGTCTCGTAAACGACGTGGCCGCCCATCGCGCGGAGCCGGAAATGTGGCGGCTCGTCGCGGAGGCCGGAGCAGGCTATGTTTGCATGCACATGCAAGGCACCCCCGCCACGATGCAGACCGCGCCGCACTACGAGGACGTGGTGCGGGAGGTTGGTGCGTTCTTCGCCGAACGGCTGGAGCGGCTGGCCGCCGCCGGGGTGGCGCCGGAGCAAGTGGCGCTGGATCCGGGCATCGGCTTCGGCAAGAGCACGACGCACAATTTACAGTTGCTCGCCGCACTGGGGAGTTTTACAAGGTTCGCACGCCCGCTGGTGCTCGGCGTTTCGCGCAAATCATTCATTGGAAACATTGTGCCGGCGCCGGTTACAGAACGGTTGCCGGGCTCGCTGGCTTGCGCCAGTCTGGCGGTGGCCCGCGGGGTGCAAATCATCCGGGCGCATGACGTGGCGGCAACCTGTCAGGCGGTGCGCGTGGCGGAAGCAATAACGAAGGCAACACGTGACTTGGGACACATTCAAAACCGGAATTGA
- the cdaA gene encoding diadenylate cyclase CdaA translates to MTWDTFKTGIESGWWRPPLEILILTVGFYTAFRFIRGTRGAPVVTGFLVVLLALTIITLLLKLEVLSRLLSNFFAFFALAVLVIFQPELRRMLAELGNLPTLKGAHEQRENIEVIIRTCERLSEVRIGALIAIEQSIHLQEAVESGIVVDCEATPEMLETIFFPNNAVHDGGVIMKGDRIAYAACIFPLTQRQDISKSLGTRHRAAIGLTEETDAVVVVVSEETGAVSYAYKGHLTRGVTLQELRAFLTSLLVEPAKTRGMLSWVRGRFTDRQAHEPAPALFPKDESQPDSTSGQ, encoded by the coding sequence GTGACTTGGGACACATTCAAAACCGGAATTGAAAGCGGCTGGTGGCGACCGCCGCTGGAGATCCTCATTTTGACGGTGGGGTTCTACACGGCCTTCCGCTTCATCCGCGGCACCCGGGGCGCACCGGTGGTGACCGGTTTCCTTGTTGTGTTGCTGGCGCTCACCATCATCACCCTGCTCCTCAAGCTGGAGGTTTTGAGCCGGCTGCTTTCGAACTTCTTCGCCTTCTTCGCGCTGGCGGTGCTGGTGATTTTCCAGCCCGAGTTGCGGCGGATGCTCGCCGAATTGGGCAACCTCCCGACCTTGAAGGGCGCGCACGAACAGCGCGAGAACATCGAAGTCATCATTCGAACGTGCGAACGCCTTTCGGAAGTGCGCATCGGTGCCTTGATCGCCATCGAACAGTCGATCCATCTTCAGGAGGCGGTGGAATCGGGCATCGTGGTGGATTGCGAGGCGACGCCCGAAATGCTCGAAACCATTTTCTTTCCCAACAATGCCGTGCACGACGGCGGGGTCATCATGAAAGGTGATCGCATTGCCTACGCCGCGTGCATCTTCCCGCTGACCCAGCGGCAGGACATCAGCAAATCGCTCGGCACCCGGCACCGGGCCGCCATCGGTCTGACCGAGGAAACCGACGCCGTCGTGGTGGTGGTTTCCGAGGAAACCGGCGCCGTGTCCTACGCCTACAAGGGGCATCTGACGCGGGGCGTGACCCTGCAGGAGCTGCGGGCGTTTCTTACGTCGCTGCTGGTGGAACCGGCCAAGACCCGCGGCATGTTGTCCTGGGTGCGCGGCCGTTTCACCGACCGCCAGGCGCACGAACCCGCGCCAGCCCTGTTCCCGAAGGATGAATCGCAGCCTGATTCGACGAGCGGCCAATGA
- a CDS encoding CdaR family protein: protein MIKILHYLFIRDWPLKVFSLALAVLTWLAVSFSIRKEVVSVAGPVSTSERTFYDLRVVVMSTAADVHDYTVQPAEVDVTVQGDEAVLNHLQRDQIHPMVDLTDIASADNLRKRIQVFTPPGVTFTKVTPEEVDVIVPPATTPSEPSPSATNP, encoded by the coding sequence ATGATCAAAATCCTGCATTATTTGTTCATTCGCGACTGGCCGCTGAAAGTGTTCTCCCTGGCTTTGGCGGTGCTGACGTGGCTGGCCGTTTCCTTCTCCATCCGCAAGGAGGTGGTCAGCGTGGCCGGTCCCGTCTCCACGTCCGAGCGCACCTTCTACGATTTGCGCGTGGTGGTCATGTCCACGGCCGCCGACGTGCATGATTACACCGTGCAACCGGCGGAAGTGGATGTCACGGTGCAGGGCGACGAGGCGGTGCTGAACCATTTGCAGCGCGACCAGATTCATCCCATGGTGGACCTGACCGACATTGCGTCCGCCGACAACCTGCGCAAGCGCATCCAGGTCTTCACGCCACCGGGAGTCACCTTCACCAAGGTGACTCCGGAAGAGGTTGACGTCATTGTCCCGCCGGCCACCACCCCCTCCGAACCCTCTCCGTCCGCAACCAATCCATGA
- the glmM gene encoding phosphoglucosamine mutase, whose protein sequence is MNKPAKIFGTDGVRGVANIEPVTAEIALKLGRAAAHVFKNLETEARGHGRHQIVIGKDTRLSGYMLENAISSGVLSMGVDVLFIGPLPTPGVAYVTRSLRADAGIVITASHNPYADNGIKFFRADGYKLDDAIEAQIEDLVFSGEIENIRPTADAIGKAVRIDDALGRYIEFTKASFPRGMTLDGVRVVVDCAHGAAYKATPCVLRELGAETIVYGNQPTGRNINLDCGSMHPEAVCARVRENGAHLGIAHDGDADRVLLCDEKGELIDGDDIMAIAALDMLAQGTLAEKTLVSTVMSNAGLDAAIGAAGGRVLRTAVGDKNVIDEMLRGGFNLGGEQSGHMIFRDHATTGDGLVAALQVLRIMKQRGEPLSKLKQCWTRYPQLVTNIKVREKKPFEQLDGVLNLVRQAEAVVQPQGGRVFLRYSGTEPKARLLMEGRNEAELRKWSQAIADAVRKQVGT, encoded by the coding sequence ATGAACAAACCCGCAAAAATTTTCGGCACCGACGGCGTTCGCGGTGTGGCCAACATCGAACCCGTCACGGCGGAAATCGCGCTCAAGCTCGGCCGCGCCGCCGCCCACGTCTTCAAGAACCTGGAAACCGAGGCCCGCGGTCACGGCCGGCACCAAATCGTCATCGGCAAGGATACGCGGCTCTCGGGTTACATGCTCGAAAACGCCATCTCGTCCGGCGTCCTGTCCATGGGCGTGGACGTGCTGTTTATCGGTCCCCTGCCCACTCCGGGCGTCGCGTATGTGACGCGCAGCCTGCGCGCCGACGCCGGCATCGTCATCACTGCTTCGCACAATCCCTACGCCGACAACGGCATCAAATTTTTCCGCGCCGACGGCTACAAGCTGGATGACGCCATCGAAGCGCAGATCGAGGACCTCGTGTTCAGCGGGGAAATCGAAAACATCCGGCCCACGGCGGACGCCATCGGCAAGGCGGTGCGCATTGACGACGCCCTCGGCCGCTACATCGAATTCACCAAGGCGTCCTTCCCCCGCGGCATGACGCTCGACGGTGTGCGTGTCGTGGTGGATTGCGCGCACGGCGCGGCCTACAAGGCCACGCCCTGCGTGTTGCGCGAACTGGGCGCGGAAACCATCGTCTATGGCAACCAGCCCACCGGCCGCAACATCAACCTCGACTGCGGTTCGATGCACCCCGAAGCCGTCTGCGCCCGCGTGCGCGAAAACGGCGCGCACCTCGGAATTGCCCACGACGGCGACGCCGACCGCGTGCTGCTGTGCGATGAAAAGGGCGAATTGATCGACGGTGACGACATCATGGCCATCGCCGCGCTGGACATGCTGGCGCAAGGCACGCTGGCGGAAAAGACCCTGGTGTCCACGGTCATGAGCAACGCGGGCCTCGACGCCGCCATCGGCGCGGCTGGGGGGCGCGTGCTGCGGACCGCCGTGGGTGACAAGAACGTAATCGATGAAATGCTCCGCGGCGGATTCAACCTTGGCGGCGAACAGAGCGGCCACATGATTTTCCGCGATCACGCCACCACCGGCGACGGCTTGGTGGCGGCCCTGCAGGTGCTGCGCATCATGAAGCAACGCGGCGAACCGTTGTCCAAGTTGAAGCAGTGCTGGACGCGTTATCCCCAGCTTGTGACCAACATCAAGGTGCGCGAAAAGAAGCCCTTCGAACAACTGGACGGTGTGCTCAACCTCGTCCGTCAGGCCGAAGCCGTCGTCCAGCCGCAAGGCGGCCGGGTCTTCCTCCGCTACTCCGGAACGGAACCGAAGGCTCGGTTGTTGATGGAAGGCCGCAACGAAGCGGAGCTGCGCAAATGGTCCCAGGCCATTGCGGACGCCGTCCGCAAGCAAGTTGGAACATGA